AAGTACACCGGCATCGAGCTCTACGAGAAGACCGTCGGGATCGTGGGCCTCGGCCGGATCGGAGTGCTGGTCGCGCAGCGGCTCAGCGCCTTCGGCATGAAGGTGATCGCCTACGACCCCTACGTCCAGGCCGGCCGTGCCGCCCAGATGGGCGTCCGGCTGGTGAGCCTCGACGAGCTGCTCGCCGAGTCCGACTTCATGAGCGTGCACCTGCCCAAGACCCCGGAGACCATCGGTCTGATCGGCGAGGACGAGCTCGCCAGGGTCAAGCCCAGCCTGGTGCTGGTCGACGCCGCGCGCGGCGGCATCGTCGACGAGCACGCGCTCTACCTGGCCGTGAAGGAGGGCCGGGTGGCCGCCGCCGGCCTGGACGTGTTCGCCACCGAGCCCTGCACCGACAGCCCGCTGTTCGAGTTCGAGAACGTCGTGGCCACCCCGCACCTGGGCGCGTCCACCGACGAGGCCCAGGAGAAGGCCGGCATCGCGGTGGCGCGGTCGGTGCGGCTGGCGCTCTCCGGCGAGCTGGTCCCCGACGCGGTCAACGTGCAGGGCGGCGTGATCGCCGAGGACGTGCGCCCCGGCATCCCGCTCACCGAGAAGCTCGGCCGGATCTTCACCGGCCTGGCCGGCGAGGTGGCGCAGCAGCTCGACGTCGAGGTCCGCGGCGAGATCACCCAGTACGACGTGAAGGTGCTGGAGCTCGCCGCCCTCAAGGGGGTGTTCGCCGACGTGGTCGAGGAGCAGGTCTCCTACGTGAACGCTCCGCTGCTCGCGGCCGAGCGCGGGGTCGCCGTACGCCTGGTCACCGAGGTCGACAGCCCCGACCACCGCAACCTGATCACGCTGCGCGGCACGCTCGCCGACGGGTCGCAGGTCTCCGTGTCCGGCACCCTGATCGGGCTCGCCCAGCGCGAGCGGCTCGTCGAGGTCGACGGCTACGACGTCGACATCGAGCCCACCGAGCACCTGGCCTTCCTCCGCTACACCGACCGGCCGGGCATGGTCGGCACCGTCGGCGGGATCCTCGGGGCCGCCGAGGTCAACATCGCGGGCATGCAGGTCGCCCGCGACACCAAGGGCGGGCACGCGCTCGTCGCACTGTCGGTCGACTCCGCGATCCCCGCCGCAGTCCTCGAGCAGATCCGCGAGGCCATGGGCGCCGTGTCGGTGCGCGCCGTCGACCTCACGGAGTAGGACCCGTCCCTTTCGTGTC
The DNA window shown above is from Nocardioides mesophilus and carries:
- the serA gene encoding phosphoglycerate dehydrogenase encodes the protein MSKPVVLIAEELSPATVEALGPDFEIRHCNGADRAELLPALADADAILVRSATKVDSEALAAGRRLKVIARAGVGLDNVDVKAATQSGVMVVNAPTSNIVSAAELAVALMLAAARHVAPANAALKNGEWKRSKYTGIELYEKTVGIVGLGRIGVLVAQRLSAFGMKVIAYDPYVQAGRAAQMGVRLVSLDELLAESDFMSVHLPKTPETIGLIGEDELARVKPSLVLVDAARGGIVDEHALYLAVKEGRVAAAGLDVFATEPCTDSPLFEFENVVATPHLGASTDEAQEKAGIAVARSVRLALSGELVPDAVNVQGGVIAEDVRPGIPLTEKLGRIFTGLAGEVAQQLDVEVRGEITQYDVKVLELAALKGVFADVVEEQVSYVNAPLLAAERGVAVRLVTEVDSPDHRNLITLRGTLADGSQVSVSGTLIGLAQRERLVEVDGYDVDIEPTEHLAFLRYTDRPGMVGTVGGILGAAEVNIAGMQVARDTKGGHALVALSVDSAIPAAVLEQIREAMGAVSVRAVDLTE